The following coding sequences are from one Salvia hispanica cultivar TCC Black 2014 chromosome 3, UniMelb_Shisp_WGS_1.0, whole genome shotgun sequence window:
- the LOC125212803 gene encoding uncharacterized protein LOC125212803, with translation MEEQCSPLTWAYYFEEEGVADLKQSLFYSTLEVEAAVVAAHEEISRKDEEIVQLKELLANIMQERDEFATKYQRLSLEMSSQLQPLSSGTTSNEDETNTNNSQSLSDSDSPPPAADRLPVSKPLPENGKFLQAVMEAGPLLQTLLLAGPLPQWQHPPPQLSSGDIPPVTPRTKMLISPTAGNKRSMLNTADFSPTSKFQRICSPLNIISN, from the exons ATGGAAGAACAATGCAGTCCTCTTACATGGGCTTACTACTTTGAAGAAGAG GGAGTAGCGGATTTGAAGCAATCCCTCTTCTACTCAACGCTAGAGGTggaggcggcggtggtggcggcGCACGAGGAGATTTCAAGGAAAGACGAGGAGATTGTCCAACTCAAAGAGCTACTAGCCAATATCATGCAGGAGAGGGATGAATTTGCGACGAAATACCAGCGACTTTCGCTGGAAATGTCGTCGCAACTGCAACCACTCTCAAGTGGCACCACTAGCAACGAGGACGAAACCAACACCAATAATTCCCAATCCCTCTCCGACTCCGACAGCCCCCCGCCGGCCGCCGACAGACTTCCGGTGAGCAAGCCGTTGCCGGAAAATGGCAAGTTCTTACAAGCCGTCATGGAAGCCGGCCCGCTCCTCCAGACGCTCCTCCTCGCCGGCCCGCTCCCCCAGTGGCAGCACCCGCCGCCGCAGCTCAGCTCCGGCGACATTCCGCCGGTGACGCCGCGGACGAAAATGCTCATCAGCCCAACCGCGGGTAACAAGAGGAGTATGTTAAACACTGCGGATTTCTCTCCCACTTCTAAATTCCAACGAATTTGCTCACCACTTAACATTAttagtaattga
- the LOC125210116 gene encoding rust resistance kinase Lr10-like, with the protein MSNGSLNRYISEGEKAVSLDWGMKSKLIVGVARSIEYLHGGCDMKILHFDIKPHNILVNENFVPKISDFGLAKLYPTDKESVTLTTARSTIGFVAPEIIDTSIGRVSHKADVYSFGILLMEIAGGIANFKAGINNVDDENEIGKIQEKMAIVGLWCTRTNPDEHPTMSKVLEM; encoded by the exons ATGTCAAATGGTTCTCTCAACAGGTACATATCCGAAGGAGAAAAGGCAGTTTCCTTGGATTGGGGAATGAAATCCAAACTCATAGTTGGAGTTGCTCGAAGTATCGAGTATTTGCATGGTGGTTGTGATATGAAGATCTTACATTTTGATATTAAACCTCATAATATACTTGTTAATGAAAATTTCGTCCCCAAAATCTCCGATTTCGGGTTGGCAAAACTATACCCCACAGACAAAGAGAGTGTGACGTTGACCACTGCTAGAAGCACCATAGGCTTTGTAGCTCCTGAAATCATCGACACAAGCATTGGCCGAGTGTCTCACAAGGCTGATGTTTATAGTTTTGGGATATTGTTGATGGAGATAGCTGGC GGGATTGCAAATTTCAAGGCAGGGATCAATAATGTTGATGATGAAAATGAGATTGGAAAGATTCAAGAGAAGATGGCGATAGTTGGGTTGTGGTGCACACGAACAAATCCCGATGAACACCCAACAATGAGTAAAGTGTTGGAGATGTAG
- the LOC125210115 gene encoding monocopper oxidase-like protein SKS1, protein MASFEQPRIALLSLVLLSLMSCMNCLDIYYEWIVTGDFYSTTSNLTVIKINGMFPGPLINATTNDVVHVNVFNDLDEPLLFTWNGIQQRLNSWQDGVSGTNCPIEPGTNWTYVFQAKDQIGSYTYFPSINFQKSSGGYGPIRVNNRDVILVPFPKPEAEFDLLVGDWMDDYYKNTRITIQENSNRTYPNAMLMNGKGPYGSLDSTLYESFNVTKGKTYRFRISNVGTQFSFNLRFQKHPMVLVETEGSYTNQITLDSLDVHVGQSYSVLVTADQDEADYYVVATPKFFEFDPSNSSLVAKGILHYLNSSSPVQGPVPDGPGAFDVDFSMNQAKSIRWNLTAGAARPNPQGTFNVSNVTLSQTFILHGSRALINEVQSYVVNNVSYLTPTTPLKLADHFRNGSGVYQLDEFPTQSVNGVAVYGVSVVTGVHKGWLEIVFKNDLVDEIDSWHLDGFGFFVVGFGWGEWTVDSRDTYNLYDPVVRSTVQVYPSGWTAVYVFLDNPGMWNLRSQNLVHWYMGQEIYIRVHNDDPNPAKERPPPQNLLLCGVVDGDDALAPAPAPQTGW, encoded by the exons ATGGCTTCGTTCGAGCAGCCAAGAATCGCACTTCTCTCTCTCGTGCTCTTATCTCTTATGTCTTGTATGAACTGCTTAGACATCTACTATGAATGGATTGTCACCGGAGATTTCTATTCCACAACCAGCAATCTCACG GTTATCAAGATCAACGGAATGTTCCCCGGGCCTCTCATAAACGCAACAACTAACGACGTTGTTCATGTCAATGTGTTCAACGATTTGGACGAGCCCTTGCTCTTTACATG GAATGGAATACAACAGAGGCTGAACTCATGGCAAGACGGAGTGTCGGGCACGAACTGCCCGATCGAGCCCGGGACGAACTGGACTTACGTTTTTCAGGCAAAGGATCAGATCGGCTCCTATACTTACTTCCCGTCTATAAACTTCCAGAAGTCCAGTGGAGGATACGGCCCAATTCGAGTCAACAACCGCGATGTCATTCTCGTGCCTTTCCCTAAACCAGAAGCCGAGTTTGACCTCCTCGTTGGCGACTGGATGGACGACTACTACAAG AATACTCGGATAACGATACAAGAAAACTCGAACCGAACGTACCCAAATGCCATGTTGATGAATGGGAAGGGGCCTTATGGAAGCCTTGATTCCACATTATACGAGTCTTTCAACGTCACAAAAG GGAAGACCTACCGGTTTAGGATCTCGAACGTCGGGACTCAGTTCAGCTTCAACTTAAGGTTTCAGAAGCATCCAATGGTGCTTGTGGAGACGGAAGGCTCCTACACGAACCAGATCACGCTAGATTCTCTGGACGTGCACGTTGGCCAGTCGTACTCGGTTCTCGTCACCGCTGATCAAGACGAGGCCGACTACTACGTGGTGGCCACCccgaaattttttgaatttgatccATCCAATAGCTCCCTTGTTGCCAAAGGGATACTTCATTACCTGAACTCTTCATCCCCTGTCCAAGGCCCTGTTCCCGACGGTCCTGGTGCGTTCGACGTTGACTTTTCGATGAATCAAGCTAAATCCATAAG atggaatttgactGCGGGTGCTGCGAGGCCTAATCCACAGGGCACGTTCAACGTGTCGAACGTAACGCTGTCTCAGACGTTCATCCTGCACGGGTCGAGAGCTTTGATCAATGAAGTCCAGAGCTATGTTGTGAACAATGTGTCTTATCTTACTCCCACTACTCCCCTGAAGCTTGCTGATCACTTCAGAAATGGCTCGGGTGTATACCAGCTCGACGAGTTCCCTACTCAGTCGGTCAATGGTGTCGCGGTCTACGGGGTCTCAGTCGTGACAGGGGTGCATAAGGGGTGGCTCGAGATCGTGTTCAAGAATGATCTTGTTGATGAGATTGATTCTTGGCATCTAGATGGCTTTGGATTTTTTGTTGTAGG ATTTGGCTGGGGGGAATGGACGGTGGATTCGCGTGACACGTATAATTTATACGATCCGGTGGTTCGTTCGACCGTGCAAGTGTATCCGAGTGGATGGACGGCTGTGTACGTATTTCTTGACAATCCCGGGATGTGGAACTTGAGATCCCAGAATTTGGTGCATTGGTACATGGGGCAAGAGATCTATATTAGGGTTCACAACGACGACCCGAACCCGGCCAAGGAGCGCCCACCTCCTCAAAACCTCCTCTTGTGCG GAGTGGTGGATGGTGATGATGCTTTAGCACCTGCGCCGGCTCCACAAACCGGGTGGTGA